One window of the Xiphias gladius isolate SHS-SW01 ecotype Sanya breed wild chromosome 11, ASM1685928v1, whole genome shotgun sequence genome contains the following:
- the prdx3 gene encoding thioredoxin-dependent peroxide reductase, mitochondrial isoform X2 gives MFVARVATGGLKITAACQHGASGAARALTAPALQRACFSTSSCRWAPAVTQPAPAFKATAVQNGEFKEMSLADFKGKYLVLFFYPLDFTFVCPTEIISFSDKASEFHDINCEVVGVSVDSHFTHLAWINTPRKAGGLGHIHIPLLSDLNKQISRDYGVLLEGPGIALRGLFIIDPNGVVKHMSVNDLPVGRCVEETLRLVKAFQFVESHGEVCPASWTPESPTIKPTPEGSKEYFEKVN, from the exons ATGTTTGTG GCAAGGGTTGCAACAGGAGGGCTGAAAATCACAGCAGCATGTCAGCATGGAGCCTCTGGGGCTGCAAGAGCCCTCACCGCTCCTGCACTTCAAAGAGCCTGTTTCTCTACCA GCAGTTGCAGATGGGCCCCTGCTGTCACTCAGCCTGCTCCTGCTTTTAAGGCCACAGCTGTCCAGAATGGGGAGTTTAAGGAGATGAGCCTCGCTGATTTCAAGGGCAAATACCTGGTCCTTTTCTTCTACCCACTGGACTT CACCTTCGTGTGCCCGACAGAGATCATTTCATTCAGCGACAAGGCCAGCGAGTTCCACGACATCAACTGTGAGGTGGTGGGTGTGTCCGTGGACTCCCACTTCACCCACCTGGCATGGATCAACACTCCACGCAAG GCTGGAGGCTTGGGCCACATCCACATCCCCCTGCTCTCAGACCTCAACAAGCAGATCTCTAGAGACTATGGGGTGCTGCTGGAGGGTCCAGGCATTGCACTGAG GGGCCTGTTCATCATTGATCCAAATGGTGTGGTGAAGCACATGAGTGTGAATGACCTGCCAGTGGGCCGTTGTGTAGAAGAGACTCTTCGCCTGGTGAAAGCGTTCCAGTTTGTGGAGTCTCACGGTGAAGTGTGTCCGGCCAGCTGGACCCCTGAGTCCCCAACG atcaAACCAACCCCAGAAGGATCCAAGGAGTACTTTGAAAAAGTCAACTGA
- the sfxn4 gene encoding sideroflexin-4 isoform X2, producing the protein MDSNLLYWKSQGQSFLSRVQTWVNLLDPTLLLSSDAEIQRAHSLLQGGEKSEKDAPALTLALSSVHADSGAVLPLVFRPPALLPISAPLVVASFLPHNNVKPALFWQFLLQSYSAGFNYANRNSSSEQALPQIFINRLGVRSAPVQTFFRSILPIPLSAALAFFNVFTVRSEESETGIQVFDSNGNPVGISKAAGEKAVRETALSRAALFGTTAAVPNLLVLLLQRTRLFQRNSLLVAPLRHMSVAFVLGLMIPVSFSLFPQLGTIKKEKLEEELQAAAVDGQLFYNRGL; encoded by the exons ATGGATTCTAATCTGTTGTACTGGAAAAGCCAAGGGCAG TCTTTCCTCAGTCGGGTACAGACCTGGGTAAATCTCCTCGATCCAACTTTGCTGCTCTCCTCTGAT GCTGAAATACAGAGGGCCCACTCTCTCCTTCAAGGTGGggagaaaagtgaaaag GATGCACCTGCTCTGACTCTTGCTCTT TCGTCCGTCCACGCTGATTCTGGAGCTGTTCTTCCACTAGTTTTCCGCCCTCCAG CATTATTGCCAATATCAGCACCTTTG gtgGTTGCCAGCTTTTTGCCTCACAACAATGTCAAACCAGCTCTGTTTTGGCAG tttttgctgcaGAGCTACAGTGCAGGGTTCAACTATGCAAACAGAAATTCTTCATCAGAGCAG GCCCTTCCTCAAATTTTCATTAACCGACTCGGTGTAAGAAGTGCACCGGTCCAGACTTTCTTTAGATCGATATTACCAATCCCTCTCTCAG CTGCTTTGGCCTTCTTCAATGTCTTCACTGTTAGAAGCGAGGAGTCAGAAACAGGGATCCAAGTGTTTGATTCCAATGGAAATCCTGTCGGGATCTCTAAAGCAGCAGGAGAAAAG gCTGTGAGGGAAACTGCGTTGTCGAGAGCGGCACTGTTTGGTACAACTGCTGCTGTTCCTAATCTGCTGGTGTTGCTTTTACAGAG AACAAGACTCTTCCAGAGGAACTCTTTGCTGGTCGCTCCTCTCCGTCACATGAGCGTTGCATTTGTTCTGGGTCTAATGATCCCTGTGTCGTTCAGTCTCTTTCCACAACTGGGAACA ATAAAGAAGGAAAAGTTGGAGGAGGAGCTACAGGCTGCAGCAGTCGACGGACAGTTATTCTACAACAGAGGACTCTGA
- the prdx3 gene encoding thioredoxin-dependent peroxide reductase, mitochondrial isoform X1 gives MAATIGRLLRTSARVATGGLKITAACQHGASGAARALTAPALQRACFSTSSCRWAPAVTQPAPAFKATAVQNGEFKEMSLADFKGKYLVLFFYPLDFTFVCPTEIISFSDKASEFHDINCEVVGVSVDSHFTHLAWINTPRKAGGLGHIHIPLLSDLNKQISRDYGVLLEGPGIALRGLFIIDPNGVVKHMSVNDLPVGRCVEETLRLVKAFQFVESHGEVCPASWTPESPTIKPTPEGSKEYFEKVN, from the exons ATGGCAGCCACCATTGGGAGACTGCTCAGGACCTCT GCAAGGGTTGCAACAGGAGGGCTGAAAATCACAGCAGCATGTCAGCATGGAGCCTCTGGGGCTGCAAGAGCCCTCACCGCTCCTGCACTTCAAAGAGCCTGTTTCTCTACCA GCAGTTGCAGATGGGCCCCTGCTGTCACTCAGCCTGCTCCTGCTTTTAAGGCCACAGCTGTCCAGAATGGGGAGTTTAAGGAGATGAGCCTCGCTGATTTCAAGGGCAAATACCTGGTCCTTTTCTTCTACCCACTGGACTT CACCTTCGTGTGCCCGACAGAGATCATTTCATTCAGCGACAAGGCCAGCGAGTTCCACGACATCAACTGTGAGGTGGTGGGTGTGTCCGTGGACTCCCACTTCACCCACCTGGCATGGATCAACACTCCACGCAAG GCTGGAGGCTTGGGCCACATCCACATCCCCCTGCTCTCAGACCTCAACAAGCAGATCTCTAGAGACTATGGGGTGCTGCTGGAGGGTCCAGGCATTGCACTGAG GGGCCTGTTCATCATTGATCCAAATGGTGTGGTGAAGCACATGAGTGTGAATGACCTGCCAGTGGGCCGTTGTGTAGAAGAGACTCTTCGCCTGGTGAAAGCGTTCCAGTTTGTGGAGTCTCACGGTGAAGTGTGTCCGGCCAGCTGGACCCCTGAGTCCCCAACG atcaAACCAACCCCAGAAGGATCCAAGGAGTACTTTGAAAAAGTCAACTGA
- the sfxn4 gene encoding sideroflexin-4 isoform X1: MDSNLLYWKSQGQSFLSRVQTWVNLLDPTLLLSSDAEIQRAHSLLQGGEKSEKDAPALTLALSSVHADSGAVLPLVFRPPALLPISAPLVVASFLPHNNVKPALFWQFLLQSYSAGFNYANRNSSSEQGKRTSLKQLLLIAGTVSYATCAGALPQIFINRLGVRSAPVQTFFRSILPIPLSAALAFFNVFTVRSEESETGIQVFDSNGNPVGISKAAGEKAVRETALSRAALFGTTAAVPNLLVLLLQRTRLFQRNSLLVAPLRHMSVAFVLGLMIPVSFSLFPQLGTIKKEKLEEELQAAAVDGQLFYNRGL; this comes from the exons ATGGATTCTAATCTGTTGTACTGGAAAAGCCAAGGGCAG TCTTTCCTCAGTCGGGTACAGACCTGGGTAAATCTCCTCGATCCAACTTTGCTGCTCTCCTCTGAT GCTGAAATACAGAGGGCCCACTCTCTCCTTCAAGGTGGggagaaaagtgaaaag GATGCACCTGCTCTGACTCTTGCTCTT TCGTCCGTCCACGCTGATTCTGGAGCTGTTCTTCCACTAGTTTTCCGCCCTCCAG CATTATTGCCAATATCAGCACCTTTG gtgGTTGCCAGCTTTTTGCCTCACAACAATGTCAAACCAGCTCTGTTTTGGCAG tttttgctgcaGAGCTACAGTGCAGGGTTCAACTATGCAAACAGAAATTCTTCATCAGAGCAG GGTAAGAGGACGTCTCTGAAGCAGCTGCTATTGATCGCTGGGACAGTGTCCTATGCAACATGTGCAGGG GCCCTTCCTCAAATTTTCATTAACCGACTCGGTGTAAGAAGTGCACCGGTCCAGACTTTCTTTAGATCGATATTACCAATCCCTCTCTCAG CTGCTTTGGCCTTCTTCAATGTCTTCACTGTTAGAAGCGAGGAGTCAGAAACAGGGATCCAAGTGTTTGATTCCAATGGAAATCCTGTCGGGATCTCTAAAGCAGCAGGAGAAAAG gCTGTGAGGGAAACTGCGTTGTCGAGAGCGGCACTGTTTGGTACAACTGCTGCTGTTCCTAATCTGCTGGTGTTGCTTTTACAGAG AACAAGACTCTTCCAGAGGAACTCTTTGCTGGTCGCTCCTCTCCGTCACATGAGCGTTGCATTTGTTCTGGGTCTAATGATCCCTGTGTCGTTCAGTCTCTTTCCACAACTGGGAACA ATAAAGAAGGAAAAGTTGGAGGAGGAGCTACAGGCTGCAGCAGTCGACGGACAGTTATTCTACAACAGAGGACTCTGA